A region from the Coffea eugenioides isolate CCC68of chromosome 9, Ceug_1.0, whole genome shotgun sequence genome encodes:
- the LOC113782255 gene encoding putative germin-like protein 2-1, with the protein MASSSSSFRILCIWLLCCSIAFGSDPSPLQDFCVADTKSPVMVNGFVCKDPKLVQKNDFFFSGLHLVGNTSNAVGSRVTPVAVAQIPGLNTLGISLARVDYAPWGINPPHTHPRATEILTVIEGTLQVGFVTSNPENRLFMKVLQKGDVFVFPEGLIHFQRNVGYGNAVAIAALSSQNPGAITIANAVFGSEPAIPSDLLAKAFQVDGKIIDQIQSKF; encoded by the exons atggcatcatcatcatcatcttttcGTATACTGTGCATCTGGTTATTATGTTGTTCAATTGCATTCGGATCTGACCCCAGCCCTCTTCAAGACTTCTGTGTTGCAGATACAAAAAGTCCAG TTATGGTGAATGGCTTTGTTTGCAAGGATCCAAAACTTGTACaaaaaaatgatttcttctttAGCGGGCTTCACTTGGTTGGCAACACATCAAATGCCGTTGGATCAAGAGTGACTCCTGTAGCTGTTGCCCAAATCCCAGGGCTTAACACTCTAGGAATATCTTTGGCTCGAGTGGACTATGCACCTTGGGGCATTAATCCTCCACATACTCATCCTCGAGCCACTGAAATCTTGACTGTCATTGAAGGTACACTGCAGGTTGGTTTTGTCACATCAAACCCTGAGAATCGATTGTTCATGAAAGTGTTGCAGAAGGGGGATGTGTTTGTATTTCCAGAAGGTCTCATCCATTTTCAGCGCAACGTGGGATATGGTAATGCTGTTGCCATAGCTGCTCTCAGCAGCCAAAATCCCGGTGCTATCACAATTGCAAATGCTGTTTTTGGCTCTGAACCAGCTATCCCTAGTGATCTTCTTGCAAAGGCCTTCCAAGTTGATGGGAAGATAATTGACCAGATACAGTCCAAATTCTAA